The following proteins are encoded in a genomic region of Takifugu rubripes chromosome 9, fTakRub1.2, whole genome shotgun sequence:
- the LOC101068607 gene encoding solute carrier family 45 member 3 translates to MLGWRSQWRLVLLNSLTCGLEICAAAGITYVPPLLLEAGMEERYMTMVLGIGPVLGLLFIPLIGSASDDCNSSYGRRRPFIWLLSLGVLLALLIIPHADVLAARSAWGGPTVQVGFLVLGVVLLDFCGQVCFTPLEALLSDLHRDEDDCSQAFAMFSFMISLGGCVGYLLPTLDWSHSLLSVYLGGQAECLFTILILIFISSVLITMKVSEEPLCGGAGAGLAGPSASLELGPGALDGSQCGGPRSCCYLPRCKLRLLKLGPLLCLLRTCWSMTPAIYRSYCHVPQVMRQLCVAQLCSWMAVMSFMLFYTDFVGEVLYEGVPSAVPGSVPRQRYEEGIRMGSLGLFLQCATSTFFSLVMSRLVRHFGSRWVYLSSMASFTASTSVICLSESVVLITVMAALTGYAYATLQTLPYTLTCHYHKEREVFMAKKKAKSIKKKGAAKRDSVYLSAVEEKSEHAYKTGSLFGTEPAHPDGYEFYSQNGVVHACDGGDQEEPETPFEKRGVGLDFAILDSTFLLSQVFPTLLMGTVVQLAQSVTAYIAFSAIFGAVAIYLASQIVFDQKDLKS, encoded by the exons ATGCTTGGATGGAGGTCTCAGTGGCGCCTCGTCCTGCTGAACTCCCTGACCTGTGGCCTGGAGATCTGCGCAGCAGCTGGGATCACGTACGTGCCCCCACTCCTGCTGGAGGCTGGGATGGAGGAGCGCTATATGACCATGGTTCTAG GTATCGGTCCGGTGCTCGGCCTCCTGTTCATCCCTCTCATTGGCTCAGCCAGTGACGACTGTAACAGCAGTTATGGCAGACGACGTCCGTTTATCTGGCTGCTGTCGTTGGGAGTGCTTCTGGCGCTGCTCATTATTCCTCACGCTGACGTCCTGGCGGCTCGGTCTGCCTGGGGTGGCCCAACGGTCCAG GTGGGCTTCCTGGTCCTTGGAGTGGTGCTACTGGACTTTTGTGGACAGGTGTGCTTCACCCCGCTGGAGGCGCTCCTGTCGGACCTGCACCGGGACGAAGACGACTGCAGCCAAGCGTTTGCCATGTTCTCCTTCATGATCAGCTTGGGGGGCTGCGTGGGCTACTTGCTGCCGACGCTGGACTGGAGCCACAGCCTGCTCTCCGTCTACCTGGGGGGCCAGGCCGAGTGCCTCTTCACCAttctcatcctcatcttcatctccagcgTCCTCATCACCATGAAGGTGTCCGAGGAGCCTTTGtgcggcggcgccggcgccggccTGGCGGGGCCGTCGGCCTCCCTGGAGCTGGGCCCCGGAGCGCTGGATGGCAGCCAGTGCGGCGGCCCGCGCTCCTGCTGCTACCTGCCCCGCTGCAAACTGAGGCTTCTGAAGTTGGGCCCCCTCCTGTGTCTGCTGAGAACGTGCTGGTCCATGACGCCGGCCATCTACAGGAGCTACTGCCACGTGCCGCAGGTGATGCGGCAGCTGTGCGTggcgcagctctgcagctggatGGCCGTCATGTCTTTCATGCTTTTCTACACGGACTTTGTGGGGGAGGTCCTGTACGAGGGGGTTCCCAGCGCCGTACCAGGCAGCGTGCCCAGGCAGAGGTACGAGGAAG GCATTCGGATGGGCAGCCTGGGCTTGTTCCTCCAGTGCGccacctccaccttcttctCTCTGGTCATGAGTCGCCTGGTCCGCCATTTTGGCTCGCGGTGGGTCTACCTGAGCAGCATGGCCAGCTTCACGGCGTCCACGTCGGTCATCTGCCTGTCGGAGAGCGTGGTGCTGATCACCGTCATGGCGGCGCTCACCGGCTACGCCTACGCCACGCTGCAGACGCTGCCCTACACGCTCACCTGTCACTaccacaaagagagagag GTGTTCATGGCAAAAAAGAAAGCCAAAAGCATCAAGAAAAAGGGCGCCGCCAAGCGGGATTCTGTGTATTTGTCTGCGGTGGAGGAGAAAAGTGAACACGCCTATAAAACGGGGAGTCTGTTTGGGACAGAACCGGCCCACCCGGATGGCTACGAGTTCTACAGTCAGAACGGCGTCGTCCACGCCTGCGATGGCGGCGACCAGGAGGAGCCCGAGACGCCGTTCGAGAAGCGCGGCGTGGGCTTGGACTTTGCCATCCTGGACagcaccttcctcctctctcaggTCTTCCCCACCCTCCTCATGGGCACAGTTGTCCAGCTCGCACAGTCCGTCACCGCCTACATCGCCTTCTCCGCCATTTTCGGCGCCGTCGCCATTTACCTGGCCAGTCAAATCGTCTTCGACCAAAAGGACCTAAAAAGTTGA
- the LOC101068831 gene encoding fibroblast growth factor 6, with product MAVAQRLLVSMSCEAGTPHRTLTAGLLLGFLLGIVSAYPLPSGRTNATLLEKRWETLFSRSVLGISGEKPELNWESDYLLGIKRVRRLYCNVGIGFHLQVLPDGRINGVHNENQYSLMEISTVERGVVTLYGVSSELYVAMNSRGRLYGTTVFHDECKFKESLLANNYNAYESLAYRGSYIALSKHGRVKRGNKATTAMTVTHFLPRI from the exons ATGGCCGTTGCGCAAAGGCTCCTCGTCAGTATGTCCTGCGAGGCCGGCACGCCGCACCGGACGCTGACCGCGGGGCTTCTCCTGGGCTTTCTGCTGGGGATCGTGTCCGCGTACCCGCTACCGAGCGGCAGGACAAACGCAACTTTGCTGGAGAAACGATGGGAGACCCTCTTCTCGCGCTCCGTGCTGGGGATCTCTGGGGAGAAACCGGAGCTGAACTGGGAGAGTGACTATCTGCTGGGCATCAAAAGAGTGCGGAGGCTCTACTGCAACGTGGGCATCGGGTTTCACCTCCAGGTCCTCCCCGACGGCAGGATAAACGGTGTACATAATGAAAACCAGTACA GTCTGATGGAGATCTCCACGGTGGAGAGGGGGGTGGTGACCCTGTACGGGGTGAGCAGCGAGCTCTACGTCGCCATGAACAGTCGCGGAAGGTTGTACGGAACG ACAGTCTTCCACGACGAGTGCAAGTTCAAGGAGAGCCTGCTGGCCAACAACTACAACGCCTACGAGTCGCTGGCTTACAGAGGCTCCTACATCGCGCTCAGCAAGCATGGCCGCGTCAAGAGGGGCAACAAGGCCACCACTGCCATGACTGTAACGCACTTCCTCCCCAGAATATGA